The following proteins are encoded in a genomic region of Haemorhous mexicanus isolate bHaeMex1 chromosome 11, bHaeMex1.pri, whole genome shotgun sequence:
- the LOC132332182 gene encoding acylamino-acid-releasing enzyme-like isoform X1 gives MEPLVQPRAEELSELYRELSQHPGLSTACLGPDLTTQYGGKYCSLYTEWSQRDLARAENIKFCRQYLIFHDGASIVYSGPAGTCSEIKDELLSRESPSGMLKAVLRKVPGKEKEKEKQFLEVWDQNRKVKSIDLTALDKHGSVYDDDQFGCLAWSHSETHLLYVAEKKRPKAESFFQSKAPELGTSDEDTGQPKKEDAPVKGEQFVYHEDWGETLSTRSVPVLCVLDIEGNSISVLEGIPEHLSPGQAFWSPEDTGVVFVGWWHVPFRLGLRHCTNRRSALFYVDLTGGRCELLSEDTRAVWSPRLSPDGCRIVYLENNVLGPHQQCSQLRLYDWYTKHTSTVLEAVPRQAWGAFPGIYCGALPGMCWAADSRRILLDTAQRSQQDVFVVDTATGTTTSLTADSPQGSWSVLTIDRDLLVARFSTPCCPPMLKVAVLPAAGREAQTQWICLQDAPPVPGISWGIRTLQPPPEQEHPQYRGLDFDAILMRPSKGPAGQKPPLVVMPHGGPHSVFTAGWMLYPAALCRAGFAVLLVNYRGSLGFGQDSVTSLPGNVGTQDVHDVQFCVERVLQEEMLDASRVALVGGSHGGFLACHLIGQFPDTYHACVVRNPVVNIASMVTTTDIPDWCLTETGLPYKPDALPDPAQWTEMLHKSPIRYVDRVRTPVLLMLGEDDRRVPPKQGLEYYRALKARGVPTRLLWYPGNNHALAGVEAEADGFMNMVLWLLKHLQC, from the exons ATGGAGCCGCTG GTACAGCCACGTGCGGAGGAGCTGTCGGAGCTGTACCGAGAGCTGAGCCAGCACCCGGGGCTCAGCACCGCCTGCCTCGGCCCCGACCTCACCACCCAGTACGGGGGCAAGTACTGCAGCCTCTACACCG AGTGGTCGCAGCGGGACCTGGCAAGGGCTGAGAACATCAAGTTCTGCCGTCAGTACCTCATCTTCCACGATGGAGCCTCCATTGTCTACTCGGGGCCCGCTGGCACCTGCTCTGAGATCAAGGACGA GCTGCTGAGCCGGGAGTCCCCCAGTGGGATGCTGAAGGCCGTCCTGCGCAAGGTCCCTggcaaggagaaggagaaagagaagcagTTCCTGGAG GTCTGGGATCAGAACCGGAAGGTGAAGAGCATTGACCTGACAGCACTGGACAAGCATGGCAGTGTCTATGATgatg ACCAGTTCGGGTGCCTTGCCTGGTCTCACTCGGAGACCCACCTGCTCTATGTGGCGGAGAAGAAGCGTCCCAAGGCCGAGTCCTTCTTCCAGAGCAAAGCCCCCGAGCTGGGCACCTCTGATGAGGACACAGGGCAACCCAAGAAGGAGGATGCACCCGTCAAG GGCGAGCAGTTCGTGTACCATGAGGACTGGGGGGAGACACTGAGCACCCGCAGTGTGCCCGTCCTCTGCGTCCTGGACATCGAGGGCAACAGCATCTCGGTGCTGGAGGGCATCCCAGAGCACCTTTCTCCTGGCCAG GCTTTCTGGTCACCTGAGGACACCGGTGTGGTGTTTGTGGGCTGGTGGCATGTCCCCTTCCGCCTGGGGCTGCGGCACTGCACGAACCGCCG gtCAGCGCTCTTCTATGTGGACCTGACGGGCGGGAGATGCG agctgctctctgaggacaccagggctgtgtggTCACCGCGACTCAGCCCCGATGGCTGCCGCATCGTCTACCTGGAGAACAATGTCCTGGGCCCCCACCAGCAATGCAGCCAACTCCGTTTG TATGACTGGTACACCAAACACACCAGCACAGTGCTGGAGGCCGTGCCACGGCAGGCATGGG GTGCCTTCCCGGGAATCTACTGTGGCgcactgccagggatgtgctgggcagCCGACAGCCGCAGGATCCTGCTGGACACGGCCCAGCGCAGCCAGCAG GATGTGTTCGTGGTGGACACAGCAACAGGCACCACAACTTCGCTGACAGCTG attctccccagggaagctggTCTGTCCTCACCATCGACCGAGACCTCTTGGTGGCCAGGTTTTCCACCCCTTGCTGCCCCCCCATGTTG aaaGTGGCAGTCCTGCCTGCCGCCGGCCGTGAGGCACAGACACAGTGGATCTGCCTGCAGGACGCCCCCCCTGTGCCTGGCATCAGCTGGGGCATCCGCACCCTGCAGCCCCCGCCAGAGCAGGAACATCCCCAGTACA GGGGCCTGGACTTCGATGCCATCCTGATGCGCCCAAGTAAGGGTCCTGCTGGCCAGAAGCCTCCCTTGGTCGTGATGCCCCATG GTGGTCCTCACTCCGTCTTCACGGCTGGGTGGATGCTGTACCCTGCGGCACTGTGCCGTGCGGGCTTTGCCGTGCTGCTGG TGAATTACCGCGGCTCGCTGGGCTTCGGTCAGGACAGCGTGACCTCCCTGCCAGGCAACGTGGGCACACAGGACGTACACGATGTGCAG TTCTGCGTGGAGcgggtgctgcaggaggagatgcTGGATGCTAGCCGTGTGGCACTGGTTGGTGGCTCGCATGGGGGCTTCCTGGCATGCCACCTCATCGGGCAGTTCCCTGACACCTACCACGCCTGCGTGGTCCGCAACCCCGTGGTGAACATTGCCTCCATGGTGACCACCACCGACATCCCAGACTG GTGCCTGACAGAGACAGGGCTGCCCTACAAACCTGACGCCCTGCCAGACCCAGCCCAGTGGACAGAGATGCTGCACAAGTCACCCATACGCTATGTGGACCGG gtccGTACACCCGTGCTGCTGATGCTGGGGGAGGATGACCGGCGTGTGCCCCCCAAGCAGGGTCTGGAGTATTACCGTGCCCTCAAGGCCCGGGGGGTGCCCACACG
- the LOC132332182 gene encoding acylamino-acid-releasing enzyme-like isoform X2, which translates to MEPLVQPRAEELSELYRELSQHPGLSTACLGPDLTTQYGGKYCSLYTEWSQRDLARAENIKFCRQYLIFHDGASIVYSGPAGTCSEIKDELLSRESPSGMLKAVLRKVPGKEKEKEKQFLEVWDQNRKVKSIDLTALDKHGSVYDDDQFGCLAWSHSETHLLYVAEKKRPKAESFFQSKAPELGTSDEDTGQPKKEDAPVKGEQFVYHEDWGETLSTRSVPVLCVLDIEGNSISVLEGIPEHLSPGQAFWSPEDTGVVFVGWWHVPFRLGLRHCTNRRSALFYVDLTGGRCELLSEDTRAVWSPRLSPDGCRIVYLENNVLGPHQQCSQLRLYDWYTKHTSTVLEAVPRQAWGAFPGIYCGALPGMCWAADSRRILLDTAQRSQQDVFVVDTATGTTTSLTAGGLDFDAILMRPSKGPAGQKPPLVVMPHGGPHSVFTAGWMLYPAALCRAGFAVLLVNYRGSLGFGQDSVTSLPGNVGTQDVHDVQFCVERVLQEEMLDASRVALVGGSHGGFLACHLIGQFPDTYHACVVRNPVVNIASMVTTTDIPDWCLTETGLPYKPDALPDPAQWTEMLHKSPIRYVDRVRTPVLLMLGEDDRRVPPKQGLEYYRALKARGVPTRLLWYPGNNHALAGVEAEADGFMNMVLWLLKHLQC; encoded by the exons ATGGAGCCGCTG GTACAGCCACGTGCGGAGGAGCTGTCGGAGCTGTACCGAGAGCTGAGCCAGCACCCGGGGCTCAGCACCGCCTGCCTCGGCCCCGACCTCACCACCCAGTACGGGGGCAAGTACTGCAGCCTCTACACCG AGTGGTCGCAGCGGGACCTGGCAAGGGCTGAGAACATCAAGTTCTGCCGTCAGTACCTCATCTTCCACGATGGAGCCTCCATTGTCTACTCGGGGCCCGCTGGCACCTGCTCTGAGATCAAGGACGA GCTGCTGAGCCGGGAGTCCCCCAGTGGGATGCTGAAGGCCGTCCTGCGCAAGGTCCCTggcaaggagaaggagaaagagaagcagTTCCTGGAG GTCTGGGATCAGAACCGGAAGGTGAAGAGCATTGACCTGACAGCACTGGACAAGCATGGCAGTGTCTATGATgatg ACCAGTTCGGGTGCCTTGCCTGGTCTCACTCGGAGACCCACCTGCTCTATGTGGCGGAGAAGAAGCGTCCCAAGGCCGAGTCCTTCTTCCAGAGCAAAGCCCCCGAGCTGGGCACCTCTGATGAGGACACAGGGCAACCCAAGAAGGAGGATGCACCCGTCAAG GGCGAGCAGTTCGTGTACCATGAGGACTGGGGGGAGACACTGAGCACCCGCAGTGTGCCCGTCCTCTGCGTCCTGGACATCGAGGGCAACAGCATCTCGGTGCTGGAGGGCATCCCAGAGCACCTTTCTCCTGGCCAG GCTTTCTGGTCACCTGAGGACACCGGTGTGGTGTTTGTGGGCTGGTGGCATGTCCCCTTCCGCCTGGGGCTGCGGCACTGCACGAACCGCCG gtCAGCGCTCTTCTATGTGGACCTGACGGGCGGGAGATGCG agctgctctctgaggacaccagggctgtgtggTCACCGCGACTCAGCCCCGATGGCTGCCGCATCGTCTACCTGGAGAACAATGTCCTGGGCCCCCACCAGCAATGCAGCCAACTCCGTTTG TATGACTGGTACACCAAACACACCAGCACAGTGCTGGAGGCCGTGCCACGGCAGGCATGGG GTGCCTTCCCGGGAATCTACTGTGGCgcactgccagggatgtgctgggcagCCGACAGCCGCAGGATCCTGCTGGACACGGCCCAGCGCAGCCAGCAG GATGTGTTCGTGGTGGACACAGCAACAGGCACCACAACTTCGCTGACAGCTG GGGGCCTGGACTTCGATGCCATCCTGATGCGCCCAAGTAAGGGTCCTGCTGGCCAGAAGCCTCCCTTGGTCGTGATGCCCCATG GTGGTCCTCACTCCGTCTTCACGGCTGGGTGGATGCTGTACCCTGCGGCACTGTGCCGTGCGGGCTTTGCCGTGCTGCTGG TGAATTACCGCGGCTCGCTGGGCTTCGGTCAGGACAGCGTGACCTCCCTGCCAGGCAACGTGGGCACACAGGACGTACACGATGTGCAG TTCTGCGTGGAGcgggtgctgcaggaggagatgcTGGATGCTAGCCGTGTGGCACTGGTTGGTGGCTCGCATGGGGGCTTCCTGGCATGCCACCTCATCGGGCAGTTCCCTGACACCTACCACGCCTGCGTGGTCCGCAACCCCGTGGTGAACATTGCCTCCATGGTGACCACCACCGACATCCCAGACTG GTGCCTGACAGAGACAGGGCTGCCCTACAAACCTGACGCCCTGCCAGACCCAGCCCAGTGGACAGAGATGCTGCACAAGTCACCCATACGCTATGTGGACCGG gtccGTACACCCGTGCTGCTGATGCTGGGGGAGGATGACCGGCGTGTGCCCCCCAAGCAGGGTCTGGAGTATTACCGTGCCCTCAAGGCCCGGGGGGTGCCCACACG